The region CGATGCGACCGGTATAGAATCTTGCGCCTGAAGGTAAGCTTAAGCACGTGGCCGATAGCGTTTCGTGCGTTCCTGCGGGCCCGCGCAAGGCGATCGGGGTCATGTCTGGCGCTATGGATGGCCGCCCATCCGTTCAGGCACGCTCGGCCAATGCCGTTTCGAGCAGGTTGAGCACGCGCGCACGGTCGGGGAAATCCTCCGCGATCCAGCGCGCCTCCACTTGGCGCAGCAGGCGCGAAACGTCCGCGCCGGTCACCCCATGCGCGACGATCTCGCCACCTTTCAGGGGCAGCTGCGGAATCTCCCAATGGGCGATCGCATGCGGATCGCCGCCCATCAGGAGAAGACGCCCTGATGCGCAGTCGCGCCCATGCTCGTAAGCCAGCGCCTTCGGGGCATCGCCATCGCTCTCGCGCCGCTCGGCAAGGCACATGAGCAGGCCGCGCTGCTGGCGCGAAAGGCGCAGCCGCGCGGCGACGCTCTCCGCAATGCTGTCGGCTGCGGGAAGCAGCGCCGCGAGCCGCACGATCGCGGTACCGGTCGTATCGTGCTCGCATTCGCACGCGATCAGCCGTTCGAGCGCGGCGATCTGACTGGTCCCCGTTTCGGGCAGGATCACGGGCAGCACGCCGCGCGCCTGCATCCGCGCGATCGTGGGCGCGGGGTCGGGCAGGGCGAGGATCGCGAGCAGCTCCATCGCCACGCGTTCGCGGCTGAGGCCCTTCATAGTCGGCGCGAGCCGCGCGCAGGCGTTCTCGGCCGGCTCGTCGAGGTCGGAACCGAAGCGCGCCTGGAAACGGTAATAGCGCAGGATCCGCAGGTGATCCTCGCGAATGCGCTCGTCCGGATCGCCGATGAAGCGCACGCACCGGG is a window of Alteriqipengyuania lutimaris DNA encoding:
- a CDS encoding CCA tRNA nucleotidyltransferase, with amino-acid sequence MAERLPEVQWTQREDLAALVAALGADNLRWVGGAVRDTLLGLPVKDIDAATPLRPEQVVERCAAAGIKTVPTGIAHGTITTLPGGGPVEVTTLRHDVSSDGRRATVAFASDWREDAARRDFTINALYADPNSLELFDYFGGLQDLEARCVRFIGDPDERIREDHLRILRYYRFQARFGSDLDEPAENACARLAPTMKGLSRERVAMELLAILALPDPAPTIARMQARGVLPVILPETGTSQIAALERLIACECEHDTTGTAIVRLAALLPAADSIAESVAARLRLSRQQRGLLMCLAERRESDGDAPKALAYEHGRDCASGRLLLMGGDPHAIAHWEIPQLPLKGGEIVAHGVTGADVSRLLRQVEARWIAEDFPDRARVLNLLETALAERA